Sequence from the Argentina anserina chromosome 7, drPotAnse1.1, whole genome shotgun sequence genome:
TTATGTAAACATATTTTCGctggattttgattttgattgttaATTTGTTATCATGTTTCGTCTTTGGAAAATAATGTCTGGTTTTTCTTTAAATGATATGATACAACTACAGGAGGTCGCTATTGTTCTGAAGTTACAGAGTACAGGGtaactactaagtactaaCTAGTATCCGATGAGGTTTTGCCCTCCAAATTTTAAGGCAAGCATGTTAGCATCGATTTACAGGTAATAACCGCTGTATCCAGGTTCTTGGGAGTTTTCACCTCCCTTATAGAGATAATTGAGGAGGACAAGGGCTCACTTTTTTGCACTTCTTTGATCGGTTGCGACGATGAGCTCTTAGGAAAGAAAGAGCCAACTCTTCCAGCCGAGAGTTGTTTTTGTTCGAATTGGGAACTGCCTTGCTGAAATGCCACCATAATTTGGTGACCACAGCCTTCAAGTCCTTTGCCATCAGTGAAAACGCTTCAACTTTTGTATGGCATTTCACATTCTGAGTCGAGATAGGGAGGTCGGAGAAGGGCATGTACAAGGAAGCCCAGCTCAGAAGTTCTTCTCCATAGTAATCACCTTTACTAAGACACTTGGTGATTGAAGAACCCAATTTTGTTGAACCATCAGCAGCAGTGTAAGTCCATATAATGCCTTCTGTGTTGAACAACATCAGATCAAGTGGTTCTCCTGCTCGAATTACATAACTGTTTTCTGTGTATATCACCGGTTTCAGATTGTCGCAGATCATTTTTAACACACTTTCATCCATGTATCGTAGCATCGGTACCTATATGTAGCTCACGTCAATCAATTAAGAACTAGAACATGCGCATGCATGACACTTTGATTGAAGAATGAAGTCCAGTTTTAGGGAAGCAAGTACTTACTTTCTTAAGTGCATCCATGCAGAGAAGGCGTGTTATGGATCTTCTGTCCTTTCGGGGAAGAATAGAGAGTAGATTCTCCACATGAATAtctttgttttcttccaaTTTATGCCTTACATTCTCGATTATCATTGTCTTCATATCATTAGGGAGGCGATTTCTCGACATCCACAGTTGTATCTCTAGCTCTTTCAGCACCATCTTCTGTCTTATCTCCTCCGATTTTGTAGTTGCCAACTGCATATATGTCTGTTTATTTTCACAACACAACAATTTTCCTTAGCTCAATTTACTCATCCTTCTTTAATCTAACAACTAAACAATAGAGTCATTAAACTACTAACCTGTACATTTCCAATAAGATACAAAAATAGTAGCAAACCAATTAAGGATATAACAATTGCGAAGCAGTTTTCCCACACATAGGTACTCGTCTCCAAATTCTGACCGAGTGAACTGCAGAAATTTAAATGGTTAATTCTGAACCACTGCAAATGAAGTGATAGTATACACACTTTAGTCACATTTATCTGTATATGCATTTGCATACCTTAGATTTCGCAGACCCCACCAGAAAGAGTAGAAGAACTTCTTGGAAAAATCTGTTGATTGTGTGCTATTGGACTCGAGGGCATTACGGAAGATTCcgaaatcaaaatcaattaaaCCTGTTGCATTTGATGGATTTACAGCGCAATGTTTCTCAAGCAGAATGACatattcttgaatttcaggTTGGCCGTCACAGTAGTAAGTTGGTTTATATCCCGTCGTATGTTTTTCAAAAGCCTCACGCCAACATGATGTCTCTCGttgaatagaaaaaaaataccaaAAGGCTCCGAGTacctaaaaaattaattttttaacaaATTCTTAGTCAATCAGTATAACTAAAAGAAGAAGGTGCTATAGTGACTGAAATGATCGATGAAAATGTAGATTAAACTTACGTGACTGGCGAGGATgtagagaaaaaaattgaatgcaCTTCTAGCCCATATTCCGGTTTGTTTGAGTTCTTTAGACGAAAGATAGATTCTATAAATCTTTGGCATATATTGAAAGAGAAGACACACGTTCAAAATCTTCCTCTTGTGCTCCGTGCCATCCACTttcagaaagaaaacaaatattgCCACCTTCACAAGACACGAACGTTCGTAAATTATGGAATGTATTAGCTATTTAGCTAGGCTTAAAACCGAAATCTAACAATGTATGTATGAGCATATAGGAGAAGATGTTATGTCTTACTTGTGGGATGGGAAGAATAGCTATGAAGTC
This genomic interval carries:
- the LOC126802194 gene encoding cyclic nucleotide-gated ion channel 1-like isoform X2, with the protein product MAIHPDNSVIISITEGYMLDSKGVLQSPITPTNNGGRLILSPTKWPTFKEFFDPQGAFIAVWNKIFVISCLISVTTDPLFFYIPYINKEENCIGSDKRVGTAALVLRSLTDITFITHIIHEIRITGVPDISKRGKPGWQWRKAEILGFAKAISQKMSCLSISIIIDFIAILPIPQVAIFVFFLKVDGTEHKRKILNVCLLFQYMPKIYRIYLSSKELKQTGIWARSAFNFFLYILASHVLGAFWYFFSIQRETSCWREAFEKHTTGYKPTYYCDGQPEIQEYVILLEKHCAVNPSNATGLIDFDFGIFRNALESNSTQSTDFSKKFFYSFWWGLRNLSSLGQNLETSTYVWENCFAIVISLIGLLLFLYLIGNVQLATTKSEEIRQKMVLKELEIQLWMSRNRLPNDMKTMIIENVRHKLEENKDIHVENLLSILPRKDRRSITRLLCMDALKKVPMLRYMDESVLKMICDNLKPVIYTENSYVIRAGEPLDLMLFNTEGIIWTYTAADGSTKLGSSITKCLSKGDYYGEELLSWASLYMPFSDLPISTQNVKCHTKVEAFSLMAKDLKAVVTKLWWHFSKAVPNSNKNNSRLEELALSFLRAHRRNRSKKCKKVSPCPPQLSL
- the LOC126802194 gene encoding cyclic nucleotide-gated ion channel 1-like isoform X1; this encodes MAIHPDNSVIISITEGYMLDSKGVLQSPITPTNNGGRLILSPTKWPTFKEFFDPQGAFIAVWNKIFVISCLISVTTDPLFFYIPYINKEENCIGSDKRVGTAALVLRSLTDITFITHIIHEIRITGVPDISKRGKPGWQWRKAEILGFAKAISQKMSCLSISIIIDFIAILPIPQVAIFVFFLKVDGTEHKRKILNVCLLFQYMPKIYRIYLSSKELKQTGIWARSAFNFFLYILASHVLGAFWYFFSIQRETSCWREAFEKHTTGYKPTYYCDGQPEIQEYVILLEKHCAVNPSNATGLIDFDFGIFRNALESNSTQSTDFSKKFFYSFWWGLRNLSSLGQNLETSTYVWENCFAIVISLIGLLLFLYLIGNVQTYMQLATTKSEEIRQKMVLKELEIQLWMSRNRLPNDMKTMIIENVRHKLEENKDIHVENLLSILPRKDRRSITRLLCMDALKKVPMLRYMDESVLKMICDNLKPVIYTENSYVIRAGEPLDLMLFNTEGIIWTYTAADGSTKLGSSITKCLSKGDYYGEELLSWASLYMPFSDLPISTQNVKCHTKVEAFSLMAKDLKAVVTKLWWHFSKAVPNSNKNNSRLEELALSFLRAHRRNRSKKCKKVSPCPPQLSL